In the genome of Paraburkholderia azotifigens, the window ATGTTGTCCGCCGAAAGCCCGTAGTGCCGGGCCGATGACTCGCCCATCATGCCACCAACAGCCAGGCGGTTCAGGGCGAAGGCTCCGGGTCCGGAGGTTCGACGCAATCCGCTGTTGGCGCACTCATCCCAGGACTTGCGAAATGAACGACCGCCTCTATCCGCCTCAAACCACCGCACTCGTGCTGATCGACGTGCTGAACGACTTTCTTGCCGATGACGGCAAGCTGCATGCGTCGATTGCGCCGATGCTCGACAAGACGGGTTTCGTCGCGCATGTCGCGCAACTGCTCGACGGCGCGCGCGCAACGGGCGTGAAAATCATCTTCGCGCCGCACGGCACCGACGAGCACAGTTTTGACGACATCAAGCACGTGCATCCGCGCATGCAATGGGCGCTGCAGAACGAAGTGCTGCGCAAAGGCAGCTACGGCGCGGATTTCTACGCGCCGCTGCGTCCGCGCGACGGCGAGATCGTCGTGAGCCATCACCGCATGTTCGATTCGTTCATCGGCACCGATCTCGAAGAGCAGCTTCGCGCGAACGGCATCGAAAAGGTCGTGCTCGCGGGGCTGACGTCGCAGACGTGCATCGAAGGCACGGGCCGTCATGCGCTCGAAGCCGGTTTTCACGTGACGTTCATCACGGACGCCGTCGCCGATTTCACCGAAGCGGCACATGAAGCCGCACTGACGATTTCCTATCCGGCGTTCGGCCACGATGCGATGACGGCTGCTGAGTTTCTCGAAGCAGTCGGCAGCGGCGCGGCGTGACACGCGGTATCGCATCCACTTACTTCAGCAAACGTCATGTTTTCGCAAATCCATACAGAAGAAGTCACCGTCGCCATCGTGTTTCATAGCGGCTATGGCCACACCGCGCGTCAGGCGCAAGCCGTCAGCGAAGGCGTCGCGCAAGCGCAAGGCGCGGCACCGCTATTGGTGAGCGTCGAGCAGGCGCAGAACGAATGGGCCGCGCTCGAATCCGCCGACGCCATCATCTTCGGCGCGCCAACCTACATGGGCAGCGCATCGGCAGCGTTCAAGGCGTTCATGGATGCGAGCGCCGGCGCGTTCTTCAAAGGCGCGTGGAAAGACAAGCTGGCAGCAGGCTTCACGAATTCCGCCTCGCGCTCGGGCGACAAGCTCGCCACGTTGACGCAGTTCGCGATCTTCGCCGCGCAGCACGGCATGCACTGGATCAGCCTCGGCTTGCCGCCTGGCAACAACAGTTCGAGCGGCAGCGAACAGGACGCGAACCGGCTCGGCTTCTTTCTCGGCGCAGCCGCGCAATCGAACGCCGACGAAGGCGTAGACCTCGCGCCGCCGCAGTCCGATCTGGACACGGCGAGGTACCTCGGACAACGCGTCGCGCAGGCGGCGCTTCAATTCACGCGCGGGCGGACCGCGTTACGCGAACTCGAAGCCTGATGACAAAGGAGAACAACTTGGCAGCATATGTGATCTTCACGCGTGAAAGCACGCAAGACCCGGCAGCACTCGACGCATACCGTTCGAAAGTACGCGCAACCTTCGACGGCCACGCGCACAAAGTACTCGCCGCCTATGGCACACAGCAGGTACTGGAAGGCGACGCCGCCGAGGCGACCGTGATACTCGAATTTCCCTCCGTTGAGGCGGCGCGCGCATGGTATGACAGCGAGGCCTATCAGGCAGTCGCGCAGCACAGGCTCGCAGGGTCGCGGCATCGCGTGGTGCTGGTCGAAGGGCTTTGAAGCACGCAGCGCCATACATGCCTCAGATGCAGCGCTCGACTCAACTCGCTTCGATGCAAAACGCCAACAGCCCCGACGTGACTTCGTCGATGATCTGCTTCATCTCGGCGTAAGCGGGATGGAACGGCGTCGGATTGCCGGGGCTGCCCCATTCGATCGTATAAGAGAACACCTTCGCCTTTTTCGCGTCGATGATGTGACGGCTGAACGCGTAGTCGTCGGAGGTGCCTGCCGTCGGATACAGGCTCATCGACTGTTCCGTCTTGTACACGCGGCCACGCGACGCCTTGATCGCATCGCGCATCGCATTCGCGAGATGCACGGCGATTTTCTTGTCCTCGCTCCCGATGTACTCGCGATACGCCTTGTCGTTTGCGATGCCGCGCTTGCCGTCGTACGACGGGTTCTGGAAGTTCATGTCGGGATGCGTGCTCTGATCTTCGTCGTCGCCCCAGTTGTACAGAATGTCTTCCGAATAGCTGTGCAGATCGACGAAATAGCGGATGTTCGGATACGTGTCGAACATCCACACGGCGTTCTTCGTTTCAGGCTCGGATTCGGCGGCCGGACCGATATACACCTCGTAATCGCAGGGATCGGTGGAATTGGCGATGGGACTTTGAGGATCGAAGTACTGCGGAAAATTCCACAGGAAATTGTAGTTGCGATTGATATCCACGCCGCAGCATTGCGGCTTCGTATGACCCGCCGGCGCAGGGCGGCGGTTCTTGCGCCACATCGACTCTGCCGTCATGCTGTAGTGGCGGCCATCGGGATTGGCTTGCGGAAACACGTACAGGTCTTTAGTTTCGACAACCTGCTTGAGATCCGCGGCACTGAACGTTCTGCTGCCGATCTTGATGGGCGTATGCGTCGTATAGGCATTCGACAGCAGCTGCACGAAATGGATCAGGATGTCCGGACTGCCCCATTCGCGCGCATGCACGCCGCCCAGAAAATAGATGCCGGGACGTGTCGCGCCGCTGCCCTTGCCGATCTTCAAGGCATGACACGCACGCTTTTCCCATGTCGGATGAGGCAGTTTGATCAGCTTCGCGAACGTATCGTTGGGTGCGGCCGTGGCGGCGGCAATCGCAGCCTCGACCTGTTCGACGTCGAGATAGCCCGTGCCCGCTGCCACCGATAACGACTCCAGTGCTTGCGGCCCGGCCATCCGTGTACGCGTCTCGGATTGACGCGCCTTGCCTTGCGCTTCCGCGTCCTCGAGACGCTCGACCTTGTAGCCAGCACCTTCGAGCGACTTGATCTGCGCATCCGTTGCATGCGCGTCGACACGATAGCCGTCGTGAACCTTTTCGATAGTGTGACGCGCGACGAGGATCTTGTACTTCGTCACGAGATCGGCCAATGCCGCCTGGTCTTTTCCTGTGATGCGAGCGTGATAGCGGGACATGTTCATCTCCTTTCGACCCAAGGGCTCATTCAAGAACGGCGAACGGGTCGGCCATTTCAAGCGCGAAACCACACGCATTGCCGTTACGTGCGTGTATCACCAAAGTCATATGGGCCAGTATGCGTGCAGCATCCATACTGGGTTCATACGGCGCTCGCGAGCGTCACGATTCACGTGTCAACGTAGTCAATCCTGTGCCTCACAGATCCTGATGGTTGCTCACGTCTATGGTTGGCGTGCATTGCGTTCCTGTCGAACGCCTTACACGCCTCGTCTCGGTCCGGCGCAACCGGGTAATGCGCCGCAAAGTTCGTAAGGAGACTCACATGAAGACGGTGCTCATCCTCTGTGGCGGCATGCTCTGCCTGACGGCCATGCAAGCCTATGCACAAGAAGCCGGGACCAGCGTGTCGGCCGCGACGCCCGAAACCGTAATCAATTCCGAAGGCCCCGGCATGTCGACGAATTCCATGTCGGGCGGCATGGCGATGACGCACAGCAAGACGCGCGCCGAGGTCTATCAGGATCTCGTGCGTTCGCAACAGAACGGCGACGCGCAACGGCTGAACGATCTGTTCAAAGGTGGTAACTGAACGCTGCGTGCGTCGTCGTCCGGCGATGCACGAAGCGCAGTGCGAGGGCCCGCCGGCGACGACGGGCCCTTTTTCATGCGCCTTACTTTCCTTACGTTCGTGATGCATTCGCGCTACAGCTTGACGCCGCGCTTCTTCCACCGCGGCGACGGAAACCGCCCTTTGCCTCCGCGCACATCGGGCAGCAACGGCACCCACGTATGGGTCGGCAGCGGAACGATGGGGGGCGTCGCGGTGCCGGGACATTTGCCTAGCTGATGGGCCACCGCCGGGCCAGGCGCCGGGTCCACCATCCCCGCACGTTGCTTGACCCAGGCTCGCGCCGAGAACGGCGGCATCCCATGCGGCTGGATGACAGGCGCCTGGCCAATGACTTGCGTGCACGCGAGCACACGCGCAACCTGCGGCGCGGCCGCGCTCGTCCCCGACATTGCGACGAGCGAGCCGCTGCGCGTACTCGCACCGAGCACGCCGGCACACGCAGGCGAATCCTCGCTGATCGCAGTCGCATCGGGGCCGTCTCTCACGTTCTTGCGCAGCGAAGGTCCCGTCGACGAATACGCCGCCGCCGTGCCGTCCGTGCGCCGGTAAGCACCGACCACGACGGTGGAGTCCCCCGTCGCAATCGAGTTCAATGTGCTGCGACGGCTGATCCACGAATCGGTGTTGTTGTCGTCGAAATCGCGCACATGCATGCCGCCGACGAAGCGCTTGTAGCGCGGATCCTCGAAACGCGACTGACGTCCGCGAATGGGGAAACCATAGGCCGTTTCGTTGCGCTGGATCCATGCGTGGATATCGATCGATCCATTCGCGCCCGCAAGATTCGCCAGCGTCACGACCCAGTTGCCGGCAGGCGCCGCGATGCGCGACGGCTGACGCGTGACGGTCGGCGCAAGCGCGATCAGGATCATGTTGCGTCCGCCCGTCGCGACCCGGTCCAGATACACGACCGTGCACGACACGTCGCGGCCGTTCCCGTTCTGATACACGGCCATATTCTTCACCGCGATCACGGGACTCGGATCGCCCCAGGGCGGATGTATCCGGACCGTCACCTTCGACGCATCCGCATGTTCCGGCAACCAGATTTCCATGAAGCCCGGCGTCGCGCAGTCGGGCAGCGCGCGCCACGTAATGTCTTTCGACGCGCCGTTCGCCACGGAGAAACTCGCGTGACAACGCAGCACATTGCTGTTGCCCGCCGGCACGACGATGCTCAGATCGTGATGCAGAGCGATCAGTTCTTCGATCGCGCTTTCGATGATCGAACTGCCGTCGTGCGGTCCCGCCATATAGCCATAGCTCAGATTCAGCACGACGCAATACTTCGCGCCACTCGCAAGATCGTCGGCGCACCGCAGGATGTAGCGCATCGCATCGAGCGCGTGCACCGCGAACCAGCGTCCCGTCGTATCGCGCACGGTCCGGCCCGCTGTCCTGAACTGCACGCCGAGCACACGCACTTTCGCCAGCGCATCCCGCTGCGCGAGTTCGCCCGGTGACATCGATGCGGCATGAAGCGGATTGGGCCGCAAGCCGCCCGCGAGATCCATCACTTCCGTACCATGCGCCCAGCGCTTGCGCACATTGATGTAGCCGGCCTGCGCGTACACGGCGTCTTCTTCGACCTGGCCCGCGAGCGTGCAGCGCGCGAGCAGCGCGTCGATATCGGCTTTCCTGAGTTCGCTGCCATAGTGCAGCGATGGCGGCGTGCCCGCTGCGTCGTCCTGGTTCCAGAAGCGTTCGATTCGCGTGGTAGACGGCGTGCTGGTCGAGCGGAACCGCTCATGCGCGAATGCAAGACCATCGTCCATCACGCCGAGGAACACCATCTGCCCTGCACCGGTGTTCGAACCCGTGACGGAAGAGACGGGACCGAACGCGGGGCCTGTTCCATCCGCCAGCGTTCCCGCGTTCGGCGCGGCAGGCGCGGCAGGCGTAGCAGGCAGGTCGTCCGGCACGACGGGCATGCCAAACTCGAAGCGCCTCACGAAACCTTTGAGCGTCGTGTCGAGTTGGCCGAAGAACGCCTTCGTCACGACAGCCGTCAGGAAGCGGGTCTGCTCGAGATCGGCGGGCGGATAGCGATACAGCGACGACACGCGTATCCACGCCTGCCACGCCGCATTCGCGCCTTCGAGATCGTCCGCAAAAGATTTCGCGGTCTGCGCCGAGCCATTCGGCGAATAGGCTTCGAGTTCGATGATGACGCGTATCCAGCCGGCGGGCAGCCCGCCGAGATCGGCGAACTGCGTGGCGTCGGCCCACGCGAGATAAGGATCGGCGCTCGCCGTATCGGCGGCGCGCGCGGTCCAGTCGATCCCGCTCCACGCGCCGCCCGTGCCCGTCAACGATTGCCAGTTCATCGCTCACCTCGCTGGAACAGGGTTGAGAGCTTATGGTTACTTCAGAACTGCGTGTTGGCGAGGCTGTTGCCGTTCCACTCGGACTCGGCCTGGTTCCAGAGCCACGACAGGATCTCCGAACCGTCGACGACGACA includes:
- a CDS encoding DUF1330 domain-containing protein, which translates into the protein MAAYVIFTRESTQDPAALDAYRSKVRATFDGHAHKVLAAYGTQQVLEGDAAEATVILEFPSVEAARAWYDSEAYQAVAQHRLAGSRHRVVLVEGL
- a CDS encoding S8 family serine peptidase, with the protein product MNWQSLTGTGGAWSGIDWTARAADTASADPYLAWADATQFADLGGLPAGWIRVIIELEAYSPNGSAQTAKSFADDLEGANAAWQAWIRVSSLYRYPPADLEQTRFLTAVVTKAFFGQLDTTLKGFVRRFEFGMPVVPDDLPATPAAPAAPNAGTLADGTGPAFGPVSSVTGSNTGAGQMVFLGVMDDGLAFAHERFRSTSTPSTTRIERFWNQDDAAGTPPSLHYGSELRKADIDALLARCTLAGQVEEDAVYAQAGYINVRKRWAHGTEVMDLAGGLRPNPLHAASMSPGELAQRDALAKVRVLGVQFRTAGRTVRDTTGRWFAVHALDAMRYILRCADDLASGAKYCVVLNLSYGYMAGPHDGSSIIESAIEELIALHHDLSIVVPAGNSNVLRCHASFSVANGASKDITWRALPDCATPGFMEIWLPEHADASKVTVRIHPPWGDPSPVIAVKNMAVYQNGNGRDVSCTVVYLDRVATGGRNMILIALAPTVTRQPSRIAAPAGNWVVTLANLAGANGSIDIHAWIQRNETAYGFPIRGRQSRFEDPRYKRFVGGMHVRDFDDNNTDSWISRRSTLNSIATGDSTVVVGAYRRTDGTAAAYSSTGPSLRKNVRDGPDATAISEDSPACAGVLGASTRSGSLVAMSGTSAAAPQVARVLACTQVIGQAPVIQPHGMPPFSARAWVKQRAGMVDPAPGPAVAHQLGKCPGTATPPIVPLPTHTWVPLLPDVRGGKGRFPSPRWKKRGVKL
- a CDS encoding cysteine hydrolase family protein — encoded protein: MNDRLYPPQTTALVLIDVLNDFLADDGKLHASIAPMLDKTGFVAHVAQLLDGARATGVKIIFAPHGTDEHSFDDIKHVHPRMQWALQNEVLRKGSYGADFYAPLRPRDGEIVVSHHRMFDSFIGTDLEEQLRANGIEKVVLAGLTSQTCIEGTGRHALEAGFHVTFITDAVADFTEAAHEAALTISYPAFGHDAMTAAEFLEAVGSGAA
- a CDS encoding flavodoxin family protein; amino-acid sequence: MFSQIHTEEVTVAIVFHSGYGHTARQAQAVSEGVAQAQGAAPLLVSVEQAQNEWAALESADAIIFGAPTYMGSASAAFKAFMDASAGAFFKGAWKDKLAAGFTNSASRSGDKLATLTQFAIFAAQHGMHWISLGLPPGNNSSSGSEQDANRLGFFLGAAAQSNADEGVDLAPPQSDLDTARYLGQRVAQAALQFTRGRTALRELEA
- a CDS encoding M14 family metallopeptidase translates to MSRYHARITGKDQAALADLVTKYKILVARHTIEKVHDGYRVDAHATDAQIKSLEGAGYKVERLEDAEAQGKARQSETRTRMAGPQALESLSVAAGTGYLDVEQVEAAIAAATAAPNDTFAKLIKLPHPTWEKRACHALKIGKGSGATRPGIYFLGGVHAREWGSPDILIHFVQLLSNAYTTHTPIKIGSRTFSAADLKQVVETKDLYVFPQANPDGRHYSMTAESMWRKNRRPAPAGHTKPQCCGVDINRNYNFLWNFPQYFDPQSPIANSTDPCDYEVYIGPAAESEPETKNAVWMFDTYPNIRYFVDLHSYSEDILYNWGDDEDQSTHPDMNFQNPSYDGKRGIANDKAYREYIGSEDKKIAVHLANAMRDAIKASRGRVYKTEQSMSLYPTAGTSDDYAFSRHIIDAKKAKVFSYTIEWGSPGNPTPFHPAYAEMKQIIDEVTSGLLAFCIEAS
- a CDS encoding DUF4148 domain-containing protein, encoding MKTVLILCGGMLCLTAMQAYAQEAGTSVSAATPETVINSEGPGMSTNSMSGGMAMTHSKTRAEVYQDLVRSQQNGDAQRLNDLFKGGN